One Fibrobacterota bacterium genomic window carries:
- a CDS encoding zf-TFIIB domain-containing protein, protein MDCPKCDSIMEDVTFHNITVERCTQCKGIWFPGVEHKDLKAFKGSDSIDTGSAELGKQYDEMKDVHCPVCDIVMNRVADRFQHYIHYEVCRKGHGTFFDAGEFREYKDETLADFIKSLKLFIKKP, encoded by the coding sequence ATGGATTGTCCCAAGTGCGACTCGATCATGGAAGACGTCACCTTCCACAACATCACCGTGGAACGGTGCACCCAATGCAAGGGCATTTGGTTCCCCGGGGTGGAGCACAAGGATCTGAAGGCCTTCAAGGGATCCGATTCCATCGATACGGGCAGCGCGGAATTGGGCAAGCAGTACGACGAGATGAAGGACGTGCATTGCCCCGTATGCGACATCGTCATGAACCGCGTCGCCGACCGCTTCCAGCACTACATCCATTACGAGGTGTGCCGCAAGGGGCACGGGACCTTTTTCGACGCGGGCGAATTCCGCGAATACAAGGACGAGACCCTGGCGGATTTCATCAAGAGCCTGAAGCTCTTCATCAAGAAGCCGTAG
- a CDS encoding glycosyltransferase produces MRIVMMTNTYLPHVGGVARSVEGFSRSLRALGMKVMVVAPEFTGRPETETDVVRVPAIQRFNGSDFSVRLPVPGLLTEPLDRFQPDLIHAHHPFLLGDTAVRVASGRGLPLVFTHHTLYEEYTHYVSGESEALKRFVTDLSTGYANLCDHVIAPSQSVATLLQQRGVTAPITVIPTGVDLAKFTRRQGRRFRKSSAIPDDAFLAGHIGRLAPEKNLMFLTRAVAHFLQERPKAWFVVAGAGPLEESMKAYFAEAGVTERVRFAGILQGKDLADAYDAMDVFAFASKSETQGMVMAEAMAAGTPVVALDASGVREVVRDGVNGRKLSVEDQDAFSAALAWAADLPKDAWQSLSREALRTARGLSAEISAARLASVYQSLVKRKAAWEVPEESLWSNAMRRIGAEWKLFGTMAHAAGSALVGADETPPSARETEGWPT; encoded by the coding sequence ATGCGGATCGTAATGATGACCAATACCTACCTGCCCCATGTGGGCGGGGTGGCCCGATCCGTAGAGGGCTTCAGCCGCTCCTTGCGCGCCCTGGGGATGAAGGTCATGGTGGTGGCTCCCGAATTCACGGGGCGGCCGGAAACGGAAACCGACGTCGTGCGGGTGCCGGCCATCCAGCGCTTCAACGGCAGCGACTTCTCGGTGCGCCTGCCCGTGCCCGGCCTTCTGACCGAGCCCCTCGATCGCTTCCAGCCCGATCTCATCCACGCCCATCATCCTTTCCTCTTGGGCGATACCGCGGTCCGCGTCGCCTCGGGCCGCGGGCTGCCGTTGGTATTCACGCACCATACGCTCTACGAGGAGTACACCCATTACGTCTCCGGCGAGTCCGAGGCGCTCAAGCGCTTCGTCACCGATCTTTCCACCGGCTACGCCAACTTGTGCGACCACGTCATCGCTCCCAGCCAATCGGTGGCGACCCTGTTGCAGCAGCGCGGGGTGACCGCCCCCATCACCGTGATCCCGACCGGAGTGGACCTCGCCAAGTTCACGCGCCGCCAGGGCCGCCGCTTCCGCAAGTCGAGCGCGATCCCGGACGATGCTTTCCTGGCGGGGCACATCGGCCGCCTGGCCCCGGAAAAGAACCTGATGTTCCTGACGCGCGCGGTGGCGCACTTCCTGCAAGAGCGGCCGAAGGCCTGGTTCGTGGTGGCGGGCGCGGGCCCGCTCGAGGAATCCATGAAAGCGTATTTCGCGGAAGCGGGGGTAACGGAGCGGGTACGCTTCGCCGGCATCCTGCAGGGCAAGGATCTGGCCGACGCCTATGACGCCATGGACGTGTTCGCCTTCGCTTCCAAGAGCGAGACGCAGGGCATGGTGATGGCCGAAGCCATGGCCGCGGGCACGCCGGTGGTGGCCCTGGACGCCAGCGGGGTGCGCGAAGTAGTGCGCGACGGGGTCAACGGCCGCAAGCTTTCGGTGGAGGATCAGGATGCCTTCAGCGCGGCGCTGGCCTGGGCCGCCGACCTCCCGAAGGATGCCTGGCAGTCCCTGTCGCGCGAGGCCCTCCGCACCGCGCGGGGCCTCTCTGCGGAGATATCCGCCGCCCGGTTGGCCTCGGTCTACCAATCGCTCGTCAAGCGCAAGGCCGCCTGGGAGGTTCCTGAGGAAAGCCTTTGGAGCAATGCCATGCGGCGCATCGGGGCCGAATGGAAACTGTTCGGAACCATGGCCCATGCCGCCGGATCGGCCTTGGTCGGCGCGGACGAGACGCCCCCTTCGGCGCGCGAGACGGAAGGCTGGCCCACTTGA
- a CDS encoding YpdA family putative bacillithiol disulfide reductase: MPDAPLFDALVIGAGPTGLACAIALKCRGLATVVLDKGCIVNSLWNYPTNLVFFTTPERLEIGDLPMTSLGEKPVRAEALKYYRRAAEHYGLDIRQWRGVTALRGSEGDFTAEARNREGGVETFRARAVVAATGFYDEPKLLGVPGEDLPKVRHYYREAHPFWNQDVLVVGGANSAVIAALDLVRSGARVTLIHRGTAFDECVKYWLRPDIENRIQEGSLRAHFQTTLSVVREREVVLRGPEGERTLPNDAVLAMTGYKPDFAFLERLGVAIDKEAGRPRLGEAFETGRRGLFLAGVVVAGVHTSEVFIENGRHHGGIIADAIAARLKGP; this comes from the coding sequence ATGCCCGACGCGCCCCTCTTCGACGCTCTGGTGATCGGGGCCGGCCCGACCGGCTTGGCCTGCGCCATCGCCCTGAAATGCCGCGGCCTCGCCACGGTGGTGCTGGACAAGGGTTGCATCGTAAATTCGCTTTGGAACTATCCGACCAACCTGGTCTTCTTCACTACGCCGGAGAGATTGGAAATCGGCGATTTGCCCATGACCTCCTTGGGCGAAAAGCCGGTGCGCGCCGAAGCCCTCAAATACTATCGCCGCGCGGCGGAACACTATGGTCTCGATATCCGGCAGTGGCGGGGCGTGACCGCATTGCGCGGGAGCGAAGGGGATTTCACGGCGGAGGCCCGCAACCGGGAAGGCGGCGTGGAAACCTTTCGCGCCCGCGCCGTGGTGGCCGCCACCGGCTTCTACGACGAGCCCAAGCTGCTGGGCGTGCCGGGGGAGGATTTACCCAAGGTGCGCCATTACTACCGGGAAGCCCATCCCTTCTGGAACCAGGACGTGCTGGTGGTGGGCGGGGCGAACTCGGCGGTGATCGCGGCCCTGGACCTGGTCCGCAGCGGAGCGCGCGTGACCCTGATCCACCGGGGAACCGCTTTCGATGAGTGTGTGAAATATTGGCTGAGGCCGGATATCGAAAACCGCATCCAAGAAGGCAGCTTGCGGGCCCATTTCCAAACGACGCTGTCGGTGGTGCGGGAGCGCGAGGTGGTTTTGCGCGGACCGGAAGGCGAGCGGACCTTGCCCAACGACGCGGTCCTGGCCATGACCGGTTATAAGCCCGACTTCGCCTTCCTGGAAAGACTGGGAGTCGCCATCGACAAGGAAGCGGGCCGGCCCCGGCTCGGCGAGGCCTTCGAGACCGGGCGCCGGGGCCTGTTCCTGGCCGGGGTGGTGGTGGCCGGCGTGCACACCAGCGAGGTCTTCATAGAGAACGGGCGACATCACGGCGGCATCATCGCCGACGCCATCGCCGCGCGGCTAAAGGGCCCTTAG
- a CDS encoding endonuclease/exonuclease/phosphatase family protein has protein sequence MIHVLESRLRQARRWFSRSEWSLRLLRLPKIDGDNRRGLVLIQIDGLSRTHLEKAIRHGRMPFLRKLLKKEGYHLHDVYSGIPSTTAAAQAELFYGVKGAIPAFAYLERETGRYMKLILPECSSRMETHLGGLGQGLCEGGSSYSNMYSGGAAESHFCASGLSPAAIWKNANFLGILAVILWNFPSLFRMIGLLLVEVVVAIYDAVRGAISRHEARQELLFIFSRVFVSVGLRELITVQSSMDVTRGLPIVHCNFVGYDEQSHRRGPGSKFAHFSLLGIDNCIMRIWAAAHRSYRRDYDVWIYSDHGQESVVPYAKENGRTLEQAVSQVLGAKVAEVAALRRAPRMSRSENFPGSRAENYLLTRAGSAVPAETPVVAGAAVVIAVGPFGHIYLPQPPEAGKRAGLARRLVNEANIPMVMYPDGPEKAMVVTPEGQFELPRDAARVLGPLHGFPEECGRDLVASCHHPHAGDFVIAGWRPRGKPVTFVWENGAHGGPGYDETHAFGLFPINAPLPPVPYLRYCQIREAAMHLRGTPSTPRAFPRRSASSGRAVKVMTYNIHGCSGMDGKVSAARIARVISQYQPDIIALQECYGARRGDQARAIAAELKEAYHYPTDLSVLQDDYGNALLSVSPLRLIKAGRLPGLPGRDIEVRGALWAALQFAGAELHFLNTHLGLYSQERQRQSEALMGPEWLGGESCVGPVILCGDFNAFPSSTVYRTLTSRLHEAQENAKGHRPQNTFFGRHPVFRIDHIFCSPEFWMTRARRAAPGRL, from the coding sequence TTGATCCACGTATTGGAAAGCCGGCTACGGCAGGCGCGGCGCTGGTTCAGCCGTAGCGAATGGTCCCTGCGCCTATTGCGCTTGCCCAAAATCGACGGCGATAACCGCCGGGGCCTGGTGCTGATCCAAATCGACGGCTTGTCCCGCACGCATCTGGAAAAGGCCATCCGGCACGGGCGCATGCCCTTCCTGCGCAAGTTGCTGAAAAAGGAAGGGTATCATCTCCACGACGTGTACTCGGGGATCCCCTCCACCACGGCCGCCGCCCAGGCGGAGCTCTTCTATGGCGTGAAGGGGGCCATCCCCGCTTTCGCCTACCTGGAGCGGGAGACGGGCCGTTACATGAAGTTGATCCTGCCCGAATGCTCGTCCCGCATGGAGACTCACCTGGGGGGCCTGGGCCAGGGCTTGTGCGAAGGCGGCAGTTCCTATTCCAATATGTACTCGGGCGGCGCGGCCGAATCCCATTTCTGCGCATCGGGATTGTCCCCCGCCGCCATCTGGAAGAACGCCAATTTCCTGGGCATCCTGGCGGTGATCCTGTGGAATTTTCCCAGCCTGTTCCGCATGATAGGCTTGCTGCTGGTGGAAGTGGTGGTGGCCATCTACGACGCGGTGCGGGGCGCCATCTCCCGCCATGAAGCCCGCCAGGAGCTGCTTTTCATCTTCTCGCGGGTCTTCGTCTCGGTGGGCCTGCGCGAGCTGATCACGGTGCAATCCTCCATGGACGTAACGCGCGGGTTACCTATCGTCCATTGCAATTTCGTCGGCTACGACGAGCAATCGCACCGCCGCGGGCCGGGATCGAAATTCGCCCATTTCTCCCTCCTGGGCATCGACAATTGCATCATGCGCATCTGGGCCGCCGCCCATCGCTCCTACCGCCGCGACTATGACGTCTGGATCTATTCCGATCATGGCCAGGAATCGGTGGTCCCCTACGCCAAGGAGAACGGGCGTACCTTGGAACAGGCCGTTTCCCAGGTGCTGGGCGCGAAAGTCGCCGAAGTGGCCGCCCTGCGCCGCGCCCCGCGCATGAGCCGCAGCGAAAATTTCCCCGGCAGCCGCGCCGAGAATTACCTGCTGACGCGCGCCGGCAGCGCGGTTCCCGCCGAAACCCCGGTGGTCGCCGGGGCCGCCGTGGTGATCGCGGTGGGGCCCTTCGGGCACATCTATCTGCCCCAGCCCCCGGAAGCGGGCAAGCGCGCGGGGCTGGCCCGACGCCTGGTCAACGAAGCCAATATCCCCATGGTCATGTACCCGGACGGTCCCGAAAAGGCCATGGTCGTGACGCCGGAAGGCCAATTCGAATTGCCCCGCGACGCGGCCCGCGTGTTGGGTCCCCTGCACGGCTTCCCGGAAGAATGCGGCCGCGACCTGGTGGCGTCCTGCCATCATCCCCATGCCGGAGATTTCGTGATCGCGGGTTGGCGCCCCCGGGGCAAGCCCGTCACCTTCGTATGGGAGAACGGCGCCCATGGCGGCCCCGGTTACGATGAGACGCACGCCTTCGGCCTGTTTCCCATCAACGCCCCCTTGCCGCCCGTACCCTACCTCCGCTACTGCCAAATCCGCGAAGCGGCCATGCATCTGCGCGGCACGCCCTCGACCCCGCGCGCCTTCCCGCGCCGGAGCGCGTCGAGCGGCCGCGCCGTGAAGGTGATGACCTACAATATCCACGGCTGTTCGGGCATGGACGGCAAGGTTTCGGCCGCGCGCATCGCGCGCGTCATTTCCCAATACCAACCCGATATCATCGCCCTGCAAGAATGCTACGGGGCGCGCCGTGGCGACCAGGCCCGCGCCATCGCCGCCGAGTTGAAGGAAGCCTATCACTATCCCACCGATCTTTCGGTTCTACAGGACGATTACGGGAACGCCCTCTTGAGCGTTTCCCCTTTGCGCCTGATCAAGGCCGGCCGGCTGCCCGGCCTGCCTGGCCGCGACATCGAGGTACGCGGGGCGCTTTGGGCCGCCCTCCAATTCGCCGGCGCCGAGCTGCATTTCCTGAACACCCATTTGGGTCTCTATTCCCAAGAGCGCCAACGGCAATCCGAAGCCCTGATGGGACCGGAATGGCTGGGCGGCGAATCCTGCGTAGGCCCGGTCATCCTCTGCGGCGATTTCAACGCTTTCCCTTCCTCGACCGTGTACCGCACCCTCACCTCGCGCCTCCACGAGGCGCAGGAGAACGCCAAGGGGCATCGCCCGCAAAACACCTTCTTCGGCCGCCATCCCGTATTCCGCATCGACCATATCTTTTGCAGCCCCGAATTTTGGATGACAAGAGCGCGGCGGGCGGCGCCGGGGAGACTTTGA
- a CDS encoding SRPBCC family protein produces the protein MITIEEKTVFDASIETVFDAERDISLHSATQEHRGERAVGGVTSGLIGQGQEVEWEAVHFGIKQRLRVKITHMEKPYYFRDEMIKGAFKTFSHEHRFKEIDSDKTEKSDVMHIEAPFGPLGWIAEGLFLKWYMKRFLHKKNQSMKKRVETA, from the coding sequence ATGATCACGATCGAAGAGAAAACGGTTTTTGATGCATCGATCGAAACGGTTTTCGATGCCGAGCGGGATATCTCCCTGCATTCCGCGACCCAGGAGCATCGGGGCGAAAGGGCGGTCGGTGGCGTCACATCCGGTCTTATCGGGCAAGGCCAGGAGGTGGAATGGGAGGCGGTCCATTTCGGGATAAAGCAAAGGCTGCGGGTCAAAATCACGCACATGGAGAAGCCGTATTATTTCCGGGACGAAATGATCAAGGGCGCATTCAAGACCTTTTCGCACGAACATCGCTTCAAGGAAATCGATAGCGATAAAACGGAAAAGTCGGATGTCATGCATATCGAAGCGCCTTTTGGCCCGTTGGGCTGGATCGCGGAAGGCTTATTCTTGAAATGGTATATGAAAAGGTTTCTCCATAAAAAGAACCAATCGATGAAAAAGAGGGTTGAAACCGCATAA
- a CDS encoding DNA-3-methyladenine glycosylase has translation MAPRKSSYRPVPAGFFSAGTVAVARALLGKILVSQSPEGRTAGRIVETEAYLCDDAACHASRGETKRNRAMFGPAGRSYTYLIYGMYRCFNVVTGPKGVGEAVLIRALEPIEGFDLMAMRRGVAEPKALCSGPGKLVIALGIADLPDGSDLRKVPLMVAEERAEAVGPGAKVRGGAGTAAAAGIKVTTRIGISKDAHLPLRFYLEGSPWISRK, from the coding sequence ATGGCTCCCCGTAAATCCTCCTATCGGCCCGTCCCCGCCGGCTTCTTTTCCGCCGGAACGGTCGCGGTCGCGCGCGCGTTGCTGGGGAAAATCCTGGTGAGCCAATCCCCCGAGGGACGGACCGCCGGCCGCATCGTGGAGACGGAAGCCTACCTATGCGACGATGCCGCCTGCCACGCCTCCCGCGGGGAGACGAAGCGGAACCGGGCCATGTTCGGGCCCGCCGGACGATCCTACACCTACCTCATCTACGGGATGTATCGCTGTTTCAACGTGGTGACGGGGCCGAAGGGCGTGGGCGAAGCCGTGCTGATCCGCGCCCTGGAGCCGATCGAGGGTTTTGATTTGATGGCGATGCGCCGCGGGGTCGCGGAGCCGAAGGCGCTTTGCAGCGGACCAGGAAAGTTGGTGATTGCGCTGGGGATCGCCGATCTACCCGATGGATCCGATCTTCGGAAGGTGCCTTTGATGGTGGCGGAGGAGAGGGCGGAGGCGGTTGGACCGGGGGCCAAGGTGCGCGGCGGGGCGGGAACCGCGGCGGCCGCGGGAATCAAGGTGACGACGCGCATCGGGATCAGCAAGGATGCGCACCTGCCCTTGCGTTTCTACCTGGAGGGGAGCCCTTGGATCTCCCGCAAATAG
- a CDS encoding TerC family protein codes for MDSVATALPLNGGFLLNSLGIILINIVLSGDNSVVIAMAVHELPKPMRIRGIVIGTAGAVLLRVFFTLIASHLLEVPFLKLFGGLAVLWIAVKLLIEEQEALEGRRPPASVWHAVWIILVADLTMSIDNVLAVAGMSHGNSVELWLSLGLSIPLVVFASTLLSSLMDRFPIILILGAALLGKVGGEMIITDPGLGAWWHLGESRPIRWAFQALTVAAVLLAAWRIRRRRPADHGSP; via the coding sequence TTGGACAGCGTAGCCACGGCCCTGCCCCTAAACGGCGGGTTCTTGCTGAATTCCCTCGGCATCATCCTGATCAATATCGTGCTTTCGGGCGATAACTCCGTGGTTATCGCCATGGCCGTGCACGAGCTCCCCAAACCCATGCGCATCCGCGGGATCGTGATCGGGACGGCGGGTGCGGTGCTTCTGCGGGTGTTCTTCACCCTTATCGCCTCCCACCTGCTGGAAGTCCCCTTCCTGAAACTCTTCGGCGGTCTGGCCGTCCTGTGGATCGCGGTGAAGCTCCTGATCGAGGAACAAGAGGCCCTCGAGGGGCGCCGCCCGCCCGCCTCGGTCTGGCACGCCGTCTGGATCATCCTGGTGGCCGATCTCACCATGTCCATCGACAACGTGCTGGCGGTGGCGGGCATGTCCCATGGCAATTCGGTGGAGCTCTGGTTGTCCTTAGGGCTATCCATCCCGCTGGTGGTGTTCGCCAGCACCCTGCTTTCCTCCCTGATGGATCGATTCCCCATCATCCTCATCCTGGGGGCGGCCCTGCTCGGCAAGGTGGGCGGGGAGATGATCATTACCGATCCGGGCCTGGGCGCATGGTGGCACCTGGGCGAATCGCGCCCCATCCGCTGGGCCTTCCAGGCGCTCACCGTCGCGGCCGTGCTTTTGGCCGCCTGGCGCATCCGGCGCCGTCGCCCCGCCGACCATGGCTCCCCGTAA
- a CDS encoding SdiA-regulated domain-containing protein → MASIRETIGRRNRITIGSLGLIWAACAGVAQAQQRLELDKALPLDGPALVQPSGLAWDGKRLLMVCSVHDDDIFVVEPQGDKAAFKEAIHIRRPKDAEGMKLAWRGIAVGQDGALYLASEQACRILRVEKDGDAEWMGPSLLEAGAEKGLFAGGNSGIEGLAALGKKKFLVAASREPRGLLDLDLSGKGPVITAWLLDKTQVPLGQGRRRPDFADLTADQGKLWALCANSDAIAQLKWSGSDYAEGQYWSYSHVIEDAKYKYAGLRMGLARGLAMDGRSVFIALDNKGVGRQADPNDKRPLLLVFKRPSGV, encoded by the coding sequence ATGGCGTCGATAAGAGAAACGATAGGACGACGGAACCGGATAACCATCGGATCGCTGGGGCTGATTTGGGCCGCTTGCGCGGGCGTGGCGCAGGCCCAGCAAAGGCTGGAACTGGACAAGGCCCTGCCCTTGGACGGACCGGCCCTGGTCCAGCCTTCGGGCCTGGCTTGGGACGGAAAGCGCCTGCTCATGGTCTGCTCCGTTCATGACGACGATATCTTCGTCGTGGAACCCCAAGGGGACAAGGCCGCCTTCAAGGAAGCGATCCATATCCGTCGCCCCAAGGACGCCGAAGGCATGAAGCTGGCTTGGCGCGGCATCGCCGTGGGCCAGGACGGGGCGCTCTACCTGGCCAGCGAACAGGCCTGCCGCATCCTGCGCGTGGAAAAGGACGGGGATGCCGAGTGGATGGGGCCGAGCCTTCTGGAAGCCGGCGCGGAGAAGGGCCTCTTCGCGGGCGGGAACTCCGGCATCGAGGGCCTCGCGGCATTGGGGAAGAAAAAGTTCCTGGTGGCCGCCTCGCGGGAGCCCCGCGGCCTGCTCGATCTGGATCTCTCCGGTAAGGGCCCGGTCATCACGGCTTGGCTCCTGGATAAGACCCAGGTCCCCTTGGGACAAGGCCGGCGCCGGCCGGACTTCGCGGACCTGACGGCGGACCAAGGCAAGCTTTGGGCCTTATGCGCGAACTCGGACGCCATCGCCCAGCTGAAGTGGAGCGGCTCCGATTACGCCGAAGGCCAATACTGGAGCTACTCCCACGTGATCGAGGATGCGAAGTACAAGTACGCCGGCCTGCGCATGGGGCTGGCCCGGGGGCTGGCGATGGATGGCCGATCGGTCTTCATCGCCTTGGACAACAAGGGCGTGGGCCGCCAGGCCGATCCCAACGATAAGCGTCCCTTGCTGCTCGTCTTCAAGCGGCCCAGCGGCGTTTAA
- a CDS encoding toxin-antitoxin system YwqK family antitoxin, whose protein sequence is MSDFRIERIEIQTAGCNQPKGSMLKGLLLSTGIICLSAFFSGCREGSSSPLEPEPAVESPRELRETFYTNGKIEFRHFVKKDASGNEVEDGPWERWYDDGQIWMEGNYALGWPDGLATTWYRNGQKEHEYTMKERQWDGLETYWYENGQKKREGSYANGSAIGRWTLWYSNGNPLEQSEFNDGKLDGDYILGYENGQVKVKGSYSLGLQNGSWESWFDDGKKSQEQTYKDGKEVGRSTTWYANGNKSSESFYTDGKPDGLWTDWFPDGQVENQGAYSLGQMIGLWTGWYPSGTQRSEVVYANGLVEGIQTTWYENAQKESERYFHNGFPEGLSTLWYETGEKESESTYEHGVLVSSKTWDKNGSEIPAITDPLALTAP, encoded by the coding sequence GTGTCCGATTTCCGAATCGAAAGAATCGAAATTCAAACTGCCGGTTGCAACCAGCCTAAAGGAAGCATGCTCAAGGGTCTTTTGCTCAGCACCGGCATCATTTGTCTATCGGCATTCTTTTCCGGTTGCAGGGAAGGCTCCTCATCACCGCTAGAACCCGAACCCGCGGTCGAAAGCCCAAGAGAACTCCGGGAAACATTCTACACGAATGGGAAAATCGAATTTCGACACTTCGTGAAGAAGGATGCTTCGGGTAATGAAGTCGAAGACGGGCCTTGGGAACGTTGGTACGATGACGGCCAAATCTGGATGGAAGGCAACTATGCGTTAGGTTGGCCCGACGGGCTCGCGACGACATGGTATCGGAACGGCCAAAAAGAGCATGAGTACACGATGAAAGAGCGCCAATGGGATGGGCTTGAAACCTATTGGTATGAGAACGGGCAGAAGAAGCGCGAAGGCTCCTATGCGAACGGATCGGCGATCGGACGATGGACTCTCTGGTATTCAAATGGAAATCCGTTGGAGCAGTCCGAATTCAATGACGGGAAATTGGATGGCGACTACATACTCGGCTATGAAAATGGGCAGGTAAAGGTAAAGGGCTCCTATAGCCTTGGCCTACAGAATGGCAGCTGGGAATCCTGGTTTGATGATGGGAAAAAAAGCCAAGAGCAAACTTACAAGGACGGAAAAGAAGTCGGCCGTAGTACAACCTGGTACGCGAATGGGAACAAAAGCAGTGAATCCTTTTACACGGATGGGAAACCGGATGGGCTTTGGACCGATTGGTTCCCGGATGGGCAAGTGGAAAACCAAGGCGCCTACAGCCTCGGGCAAATGATCGGGCTTTGGACGGGTTGGTATCCGAGCGGAACCCAAAGGTCGGAAGTTGTTTATGCCAACGGATTGGTTGAGGGAATCCAAACAACCTGGTACGAAAACGCGCAAAAGGAAAGCGAGCGGTATTTCCACAATGGATTCCCGGAAGGGCTCTCGACATTATGGTACGAGACGGGAGAAAAGGAATCCGAATCGACTTACGAGCACGGTGTTTTGGTAAGTTCGAAAACTTGGGATAAGAACGGCTCGGAAATTCCGGCCATAACCGATCCTCTTGCCCTCACGGCCCCTTAA
- a CDS encoding mechanosensitive ion channel, whose protein sequence is MDFPETLAKFLDQSFLGSPVREEIKVLLGILVGVALLRLFQVFVIRRLRRIFERTASTWDDLLVASLEKDVVPALYVMIVYLGLRDLPWRKSIQDGMRTLATALITVLAVRAVIAIVNHSIQAYWRRHEADRTQAREKNLNGIITIAKIVVWMLGLLLLLDNLGIKISAFMAGLGIGGIAVALAAQAILGDVFSYFVIFFDQPFEVGHNIKVGDLQGEVEHIGLKTTRLRSGDGEQIILSNKSLTDSKVQNFKRMHRRRVVYQLDFDAATPTEALRGLPDKVKAQYARFPDVTFERCHFVRFADGNPRFETSYVVETPDFGRHLDIQHEVNLGLHEDLGKSGIRFAVPGRTIRIRSGGSRRPQGGDSGTGRAQAGPEGG, encoded by the coding sequence ATGGATTTCCCCGAAACCCTCGCCAAGTTCCTCGATCAAAGCTTTCTCGGCAGCCCCGTCCGCGAGGAAATCAAGGTCCTCTTAGGCATCCTGGTGGGCGTCGCTTTGCTGCGCCTGTTCCAGGTCTTCGTCATCCGGCGCTTGCGCCGTATTTTCGAGCGCACCGCCAGCACCTGGGACGATCTGCTGGTCGCATCGCTGGAAAAGGACGTGGTACCCGCGCTCTACGTGATGATCGTCTATTTGGGTCTGCGGGATTTGCCCTGGCGGAAGTCCATCCAGGACGGTATGCGCACCCTGGCCACCGCCCTCATCACCGTACTCGCCGTGCGCGCGGTGATCGCCATCGTCAACCATTCCATCCAGGCGTATTGGCGCCGGCACGAGGCCGACCGCACCCAGGCCCGCGAGAAGAATCTCAATGGCATCATCACCATCGCCAAGATCGTGGTCTGGATGCTGGGCTTACTCCTTTTGCTCGATAACCTGGGCATCAAGATCTCCGCCTTCATGGCCGGGCTCGGCATCGGCGGCATCGCCGTGGCGCTGGCGGCCCAGGCCATCCTGGGCGACGTCTTCTCCTACTTCGTGATCTTTTTCGACCAACCCTTCGAAGTGGGCCACAACATCAAGGTCGGCGATCTGCAGGGCGAGGTCGAGCATATCGGGCTCAAGACTACGCGCCTCCGCAGCGGCGACGGCGAGCAGATCATCCTCTCCAACAAGTCGCTGACCGATTCCAAGGTGCAGAACTTCAAGCGCATGCACCGGCGCCGCGTGGTCTACCAGTTGGACTTCGATGCCGCCACGCCGACCGAGGCCCTGCGCGGCCTGCCCGACAAGGTTAAGGCCCAATACGCCCGCTTTCCCGATGTCACCTTCGAGCGCTGCCATTTCGTCCGCTTCGCCGACGGGAATCCGCGCTTCGAGACCTCGTACGTGGTGGAGACGCCGGATTTCGGCCGGCATCTGGACATCCAGCACGAGGTCAACTTGGGGCTCCATGAGGACTTGGGCAAGTCCGGCATCCGCTTCGCCGTTCCCGGCCGTACCATCCGCATCCGGTCCGGCGGGAGCCGTCGCCCGCAGGGTGGCGATTCCGGAACTGGTCGGGCGCAAGCGGGCCCGGAAGGCGGCTAA